A window from Fundidesulfovibrio magnetotacticus encodes these proteins:
- a CDS encoding ATP-binding protein, with protein MPKRPSLQSRLFAAALTCMIPIWLGYACIAYYLFNTKYAELTSRTQDLAQAVRQAAELKLVGVEASLGALATSPALENKDFKAFHRQAATLAEEFEGADIILAEESGQQLVNSYLAFGSALPKRKNASMLKALFENGRPHISGPFKGAVTGRHLIGMDIPVWHGTGVAYDLGMTFPAYRFVKMMEDLKLPPGWIGSIVSAEGLVIARTSDMDRFVGQPLSVGVDLEWLFKHDEITLDINALDGTPLTTSFCRSERFGWMVAVSMPRSELSDVVRKWVLYALVFSGAVGLLAMALAYILSRRIAWEFTSLAGLADRMRLGERGAIEKLGLAESYRLGRALEASFQCAQDEAVLRKEAQDDLREHLRMLEDVVASRTAELSKANRELEQEIAQRVQAEQELAKANRYISNIIDSMPSLLVCVDKEMRLTRINANAASSAGIVGEDALGRPLQDLFPELDVSPEMISRVIYQRQPELPVRQEMDREGDNRFLDIMVYPLVSNCVDGAVVRVDDVTDRVRLESIKRQADKMMLMGSLAAGVAHEINNPLSIVTQSVQLAALRLQPGVAANERAAEAAGLDMKALDAYLTQRGVLAMFQDVREAISRAASIVRTMLAFARGGETRLETHALGNLARQAVEHVRSEFGLDLTGTGRPINIRVESPADEPDAPCAGQQIDQVFTNLLRNAVSVLMDQPDDNREPEVVVRTWHDAEHVYAAFSDNGPGIPGGVTERIFEPFFSTKSPGAGTGLGLSISFFIVTNIHKGKLTVSSVPGEGTTFTVAIPRRRHGAPTPE; from the coding sequence ATGCCCAAGCGTCCAAGTCTTCAGTCGCGCCTGTTCGCCGCCGCGCTCACCTGCATGATCCCCATCTGGCTGGGGTATGCCTGCATCGCGTATTACCTGTTCAACACCAAGTATGCCGAACTGACGAGCCGCACGCAGGATCTGGCCCAGGCCGTGCGCCAGGCCGCTGAACTCAAACTGGTGGGCGTGGAAGCCTCGCTGGGGGCTCTCGCCACGTCTCCGGCCCTTGAGAACAAGGATTTCAAAGCCTTCCACCGCCAGGCCGCCACCCTGGCCGAGGAGTTCGAAGGCGCCGACATCATCCTGGCGGAGGAGTCCGGCCAGCAGCTGGTCAACAGCTACCTCGCTTTCGGGTCGGCGCTGCCCAAGCGCAAGAACGCCTCCATGCTCAAGGCCCTTTTCGAGAACGGCCGTCCGCACATCTCCGGCCCGTTCAAGGGCGCCGTGACGGGACGCCACCTCATCGGCATGGACATCCCCGTCTGGCACGGGACAGGCGTTGCCTACGACCTGGGCATGACGTTCCCGGCGTATCGGTTCGTGAAGATGATGGAGGATTTGAAGCTGCCTCCGGGTTGGATCGGCTCCATCGTCAGCGCCGAAGGTCTGGTGATCGCCCGGACGAGCGATATGGACCGCTTCGTGGGCCAGCCCCTTTCGGTGGGCGTGGACCTGGAGTGGCTCTTCAAGCACGACGAAATCACCCTGGACATCAACGCCCTGGACGGGACGCCGCTGACCACGAGCTTCTGCCGCTCGGAACGCTTCGGCTGGATGGTGGCCGTGAGCATGCCCCGCAGCGAGCTTTCGGATGTTGTGCGCAAGTGGGTGCTCTACGCCCTGGTCTTTTCGGGGGCCGTGGGCCTGCTGGCCATGGCGCTGGCCTATATCCTGAGCCGCCGCATCGCCTGGGAGTTCACCTCGCTGGCAGGCCTGGCCGACAGGATGCGCCTGGGCGAGCGCGGCGCCATCGAGAAACTGGGCCTCGCCGAATCCTACCGGCTGGGCAGGGCGCTGGAGGCATCCTTCCAGTGCGCGCAGGACGAGGCCGTCCTGCGCAAGGAGGCCCAGGACGATCTGCGCGAACACCTGCGCATGCTCGAAGACGTCGTGGCCTCGCGCACGGCGGAACTCTCGAAGGCCAACCGGGAACTCGAACAGGAAATCGCCCAGCGAGTCCAGGCCGAGCAGGAGCTGGCCAAGGCCAACCGCTACATCAGCAACATCATCGACTCCATGCCCTCGCTGCTGGTCTGCGTGGACAAGGAGATGCGCCTCACCCGCATCAACGCCAACGCCGCCTCCTCGGCAGGCATCGTCGGAGAGGATGCGCTGGGTCGCCCGCTCCAGGACCTCTTCCCGGAACTCGATGTCTCCCCGGAGATGATCTCCCGGGTGATCTACCAGCGCCAACCCGAACTGCCCGTTCGCCAGGAGATGGACCGCGAGGGCGACAACCGCTTCCTGGACATCATGGTCTACCCGCTGGTGAGCAATTGCGTGGATGGGGCGGTGGTGCGCGTGGACGACGTGACCGACAGGGTGCGGCTCGAAAGCATCAAGCGCCAGGCCGACAAGATGATGCTCATGGGCAGCCTCGCGGCGGGCGTGGCCCATGAAATCAACAATCCCCTGAGCATCGTCACCCAGTCGGTGCAACTGGCCGCCTTGCGCCTGCAGCCGGGCGTCGCGGCCAACGAGCGGGCCGCCGAAGCCGCGGGCCTGGACATGAAGGCCCTGGACGCCTACCTGACCCAGCGCGGCGTTCTCGCCATGTTCCAGGATGTCCGGGAGGCCATTTCCCGGGCGGCATCCATCGTGCGGACCATGCTGGCCTTCGCGCGGGGCGGTGAAACCAGGCTTGAAACGCATGCGCTGGGCAACCTGGCGCGGCAGGCCGTGGAGCACGTGCGTTCCGAGTTCGGCCTGGACCTGACGGGCACGGGCAGGCCCATCAACATCCGCGTGGAATCCCCCGCCGATGAGCCCGACGCGCCCTGCGCCGGGCAACAGATCGACCAGGTGTTCACCAATCTCCTGCGCAACGCCGTGTCGGTCCTGATGGACCAGCCCGACGACAACCGGGAGCCCGAAGTCGTCGTGCGCACCTGGCACGACGCCGAGCACGTTTACGCCGCCTTCTCCGACAACGGCCCGGGCATCCCCGGCGGCGTCACGGAGAGGATTTTCGAGCCCTTCTTCAGCACCAAGAGCCCCGGCGCGGGCACCGGGCTTGGATTGTCCATCTCCTTCTTCATCGTGACGAACATCCACAAGGGGAAACTCACGGTCTCTTCCGTGCCCGGAGAAGGGACCACCTTCACCGTGGCCATACCCCGCCGTCGCCACGGAGCGCCCACCCCGGAATGA
- a CDS encoding glycosyltransferase family 9 protein, translating to MPDKVILIHNGALGDFLLAWPTAWAAARAFAGKRLVWAGSRERLRWLSPMGYEPCTSEERRLLDRLHGADSWPAALEDARVFWPVIRRIPDVPPSSACRFLRAVQGERHVRDAYAADLALAGVPTPKGWLEDFRRLFAAGRNPGRTVLLFPGAGHPLKQWPLVQFFQLADALPGEGFAPLFVLGPAERDEGMDLGGRPYAAPESLEALEALLLGAGAVVGGDTGPMHLAGMLGVPGVSLFGPTRFGQWGPPGMVEVRLALPCAPCTADCSDLRCADAACMAGIAAPPVLESLKRGMPQMGSGFQGPGIP from the coding sequence GTGCCTGACAAGGTGATTCTCATTCATAACGGAGCATTGGGCGACTTCCTTTTGGCGTGGCCCACGGCGTGGGCCGCGGCAAGGGCTTTCGCAGGGAAACGGCTTGTCTGGGCCGGTTCGCGCGAGCGCCTGCGCTGGCTGTCGCCGATGGGCTACGAGCCCTGCACTTCGGAGGAGCGCAGGCTGCTGGACCGGCTCCACGGCGCCGATTCCTGGCCTGCGGCCCTGGAAGACGCCCGGGTGTTCTGGCCGGTGATCCGGCGCATCCCCGACGTGCCGCCCTCCTCCGCCTGCCGGTTCCTGCGCGCCGTGCAGGGCGAGCGCCACGTGCGCGACGCCTACGCCGCCGACCTGGCCCTGGCGGGCGTGCCCACTCCGAAGGGCTGGCTGGAGGATTTCCGCCGTCTCTTCGCGGCCGGTCGAAATCCCGGACGTACGGTGCTTCTCTTCCCCGGCGCGGGGCATCCGCTGAAGCAATGGCCCTTGGTTCAATTTTTTCAACTGGCCGACGCGCTGCCCGGCGAGGGGTTCGCCCCCCTCTTCGTGCTGGGACCGGCCGAACGTGACGAGGGCATGGATCTGGGAGGACGCCCCTATGCGGCCCCGGAGAGCCTGGAGGCGCTGGAGGCGCTGCTCCTGGGGGCAGGGGCCGTTGTTGGCGGCGATACGGGCCCCATGCACCTTGCGGGCATGCTGGGCGTGCCGGGAGTCTCTCTCTTCGGGCCTACGCGCTTCGGCCAGTGGGGGCCTCCGGGCATGGTCGAGGTCCGACTGGCGTTGCCCTGCGCGCCCTGCACGGCGGATTGTTCGGACCTTCGCTGCGCCGATGCGGCCTGCATGGCGGGCATCGCCGCCCCGCCTGTCCTGGAATCTCTGAAGCGGGGCATGCCCCAAATGGGAAGCGGCTTTCAAGGCCCTGGTATTCCTTGA
- a CDS encoding NUDIX domain-containing protein, translating to MDTTPPRTCETCGQSLKAFRNPTPTVDIIIHCPGGKVVLIERLNEPHGWALPGGFVDYGESVERAAVREAREETGLDVELTGLLGVYSDPRRDPRQHTLSVVFTALPEDMARLGAGDDAKRAAVFGLDALPAPLCFDHALILEDFARGVGRLNTGTKSDEGS from the coding sequence GTGGACACAACACCCCCCCGAACCTGCGAGACCTGCGGACAGTCCTTGAAGGCTTTCCGCAACCCTACGCCCACGGTCGACATTATCATTCATTGCCCCGGAGGCAAAGTGGTGCTCATCGAGCGCCTCAACGAACCTCACGGCTGGGCGCTGCCCGGCGGCTTCGTGGACTACGGGGAAAGCGTGGAGCGCGCCGCCGTGCGCGAGGCCAGGGAGGAGACCGGGCTGGACGTCGAGCTCACGGGCCTCCTGGGCGTCTATTCAGACCCCCGGCGCGACCCCCGTCAGCACACCCTGAGCGTGGTGTTCACGGCGCTGCCCGAGGACATGGCCCGGCTCGGGGCCGGCGACGACGCCAAACGTGCAGCCGTGTTCGGGCTGGATGCGCTGCCCGCTCCCCTGTGTTTCGACCATGCGCTGATCCTTGAAGACTTCGCCAGGGGCGTGGGACGGCTCAACACGGGGACGAAATCGGACGAAGGATCGTGA
- a CDS encoding L-threonylcarbamoyladenylate synthase, which produces MAPEEVERSRITQLERAAAALAGGGCIVYPTETFYALGACVGSAKALERVNAIKCRPRSKPLPVIIGAMSQLEGVLSPDASSWTGYGAARALMERFWPGPLSIIVPARADLPPQIKDARGFVSVRFTPNAEAQALCLMAGSPLAATSANVSGDPAVNEVGGLSPAVCLGADYVFQGAPEPAGGMPSTVVCPSGDGELVLFREGAVDAAVLEAQGYRLVRHG; this is translated from the coding sequence ATGGCCCCTGAGGAAGTTGAACGTTCACGGATCACCCAGCTGGAGCGCGCGGCGGCGGCTCTGGCCGGAGGCGGCTGCATCGTCTATCCCACGGAGACCTTTTACGCCCTCGGGGCCTGCGTGGGAAGCGCAAAGGCCCTGGAGCGAGTGAACGCCATCAAGTGCAGGCCGCGCTCCAAGCCCCTGCCGGTGATCATCGGGGCCATGTCCCAGCTGGAGGGCGTGCTCTCGCCCGATGCCTCCTCCTGGACGGGCTACGGGGCGGCCCGGGCGCTCATGGAGCGCTTCTGGCCGGGGCCGCTCTCGATCATCGTGCCCGCCCGGGCCGATCTGCCCCCGCAGATCAAGGACGCCCGGGGATTCGTTTCGGTGCGCTTCACGCCCAACGCCGAGGCCCAGGCCCTGTGCCTGATGGCCGGATCGCCCCTGGCCGCCACCAGCGCCAACGTTTCGGGCGACCCGGCGGTGAACGAGGTGGGCGGCCTCTCTCCGGCGGTCTGCCTGGGTGCGGACTATGTGTTCCAGGGCGCGCCCGAACCGGCGGGGGGGATGCCCTCCACCGTGGTGTGCCCCTCGGGCGACGGCGAGCTGGTCCTGTTCCGGGAGGGGGCGGTGGACGCCGCGGTGCTGGAGGCCCAAGGCTACCGGCTGGTCCGCCACGGTTGA
- the pdxA gene encoding 4-hydroxythreonine-4-phosphate dehydrogenase PdxA, with protein MTESVPHALHASTARTDPSAKAVQADSPARPRVFLVTLGDPNGLGPELVCRWLAGAPPGDDVLVIVGPQASLELHAARLGLGAPWARLPEGMPVRPGPGVHLLEPTGLGDFVPQPGALTPEGGRAAGLSLELASALLLAGRADALVTCPLNKAGLQLAGFDFPGHTEFLAERAGVGSEGVCMHLCGPRLRVSLVTTHPPLARVPGLVTTEKVERCLRLTADFARRLGLSGPVAVCGLNPHAGESGRIGDEEGSVIVPAMERARAAGVESAGPFPADTVFRRAYEGEFPAVLAMYHDQGLGPLKLVHFGEAVNVTLGLPYVRTSVDHGTGYDLVGRDTADLGSFREALELARRLA; from the coding sequence ATGACAGAATCCGTTCCGCACGCCCTCCATGCCTCCACCGCCAGGACCGATCCCTCGGCGAAGGCAGTCCAGGCCGACTCCCCGGCCCGTCCCCGCGTTTTCCTTGTCACCCTGGGCGACCCCAACGGCCTGGGGCCGGAGCTGGTCTGCCGCTGGCTGGCCGGGGCACCGCCCGGGGACGACGTTCTCGTGATCGTAGGACCTCAAGCGTCACTTGAACTTCACGCCGCGCGCCTGGGCCTGGGCGCGCCGTGGGCCAGGCTCCCGGAGGGCATGCCCGTGCGTCCCGGGCCTGGCGTGCACCTGCTGGAACCGACGGGTCTCGGGGATTTTGTCCCTCAACCCGGGGCGCTCACGCCCGAGGGCGGCCGGGCGGCCGGGCTCTCCCTGGAGCTTGCGAGCGCCCTCCTGCTGGCGGGGCGGGCCGACGCCCTGGTGACCTGCCCCCTCAACAAGGCCGGACTCCAGCTGGCCGGGTTCGATTTTCCCGGGCATACGGAATTCCTGGCCGAGCGCGCGGGCGTGGGCTCCGAGGGCGTGTGCATGCACCTGTGCGGGCCGAGGCTGCGCGTGAGCCTGGTGACCACGCATCCGCCCCTGGCCAGGGTTCCCGGGTTGGTCACGACGGAAAAGGTGGAGCGTTGCCTCAGGCTCACCGCCGATTTCGCGCGCAGACTGGGGCTTTCGGGGCCGGTGGCCGTGTGCGGGCTCAACCCCCACGCCGGAGAATCCGGGCGCATCGGCGACGAGGAGGGCAGTGTGATCGTTCCGGCCATGGAGCGCGCCCGGGCCGCCGGGGTGGAGTCCGCCGGGCCGTTCCCGGCGGACACGGTGTTCCGCCGCGCCTACGAGGGCGAGTTCCCGGCCGTGCTGGCCATGTACCACGACCAGGGCCTGGGGCCCTTGAAGCTCGTGCACTTCGGCGAGGCCGTCAACGTGACACTCGGGCTGCCCTACGTGCGCACCTCCGTGGACCACGGCACCGGCTACGACCTGGTGGGCCGCGACACGGCGGATCTTGGCAGCTTCCGCGAGGCCCTGGAGCTGGCCCGGCGTTTGGCCTGA
- a CDS encoding glycosyltransferase family 2 protein, whose product MTETSLHIQGFFPGFDPKDLGRLAGPLPTWALSTQCPWQQWGLAEAIVRGAPGDQVLLRAAAGLLSWAWQERPLDAPVLAMLLTLDSQLHFLAPDLRGLLQNLRKRLRPLAPNPAWQELAASGDNSAKARFLEQAAATPQGPAWISETWTDLVALDDRETALRILRAAALPRELEQRLALELLHHHGQDAPLPEGPSHHAPWLLHLEARRLLRDGDRPGAARILRALLDAMPWHANLLLAAHDAALLPSDGPLPEARTALLVYSWNKAELTAQTLESLFASRIGDNPVFVLDNGSTDDTPQTLRNLQDRYGHDRLTVVTLPVNVGAPGARNWLLSLPEVRACRYAAFLDDDVLLPEDWLSKLLHAAARHPECATVGCCIRDHAHPHKLQSADYHLLHRLPGDQGMEPGERLRVFNNCTGTLDPGLFGYERPCLSVSGCCHLLDLSTLDSVGLFDVRFNPTQFDDLDRDIRAFLSGKPCLYTGSLQIDHVQRSSMRQASSNAQVAHILGNKIKLEAKYDDKAIDGLVTANLQKVWNDLLAKQAALRQSA is encoded by the coding sequence ATGACGGAAACCTCCCTCCACATCCAGGGGTTCTTCCCCGGCTTCGATCCCAAGGACCTGGGCCGGCTCGCCGGACCCCTGCCCACCTGGGCGCTCTCCACCCAATGCCCGTGGCAGCAATGGGGACTGGCCGAAGCCATAGTGCGAGGCGCCCCCGGCGATCAAGTGCTTCTGCGAGCCGCGGCCGGCCTGCTTTCCTGGGCCTGGCAGGAAAGGCCCCTGGACGCCCCGGTCCTGGCCATGCTGCTCACCCTCGACTCCCAACTGCATTTCCTGGCCCCGGATCTGCGCGGCCTCCTCCAGAACCTGCGCAAACGCCTGCGCCCCCTCGCCCCCAACCCCGCCTGGCAGGAGCTGGCCGCCAGCGGCGACAACTCGGCCAAGGCCCGCTTCCTGGAACAGGCCGCCGCCACCCCCCAGGGCCCCGCCTGGATCAGCGAAACCTGGACCGACCTCGTGGCCCTGGATGACCGCGAGACCGCCCTGCGCATCCTGCGCGCCGCCGCCCTCCCCCGGGAACTGGAGCAGCGCCTCGCCCTGGAACTGCTCCACCACCACGGGCAGGACGCCCCTCTCCCGGAAGGCCCCTCGCACCACGCGCCCTGGCTCCTCCATCTTGAGGCGCGCCGACTCCTGCGCGACGGCGACCGCCCCGGCGCCGCCCGCATCCTGCGCGCCCTCCTGGACGCCATGCCCTGGCACGCCAACCTGCTGCTCGCCGCGCACGACGCCGCCCTGCTCCCGTCGGACGGCCCCCTTCCCGAGGCGCGCACCGCCCTTCTGGTTTACTCCTGGAACAAGGCCGAGCTCACCGCCCAGACCCTGGAGAGCCTCTTCGCCTCCCGCATCGGGGACAATCCCGTCTTCGTCCTGGACAACGGCTCCACCGACGACACGCCCCAGACCCTGCGAAACCTCCAGGACCGCTACGGACACGACCGGCTCACCGTGGTCACCCTGCCCGTGAACGTCGGCGCGCCCGGCGCGCGCAACTGGCTGCTCTCGCTCCCCGAGGTGCGCGCCTGCCGCTACGCCGCCTTCCTCGACGACGACGTGCTGCTCCCCGAAGACTGGCTCTCCAAGCTGCTCCACGCCGCCGCCAGGCACCCCGAATGCGCCACCGTGGGCTGTTGCATCCGCGACCACGCCCACCCCCACAAGCTCCAGTCCGCCGACTACCACCTGCTCCACCGCCTGCCCGGTGACCAGGGCATGGAACCCGGCGAGCGCCTGCGCGTCTTCAACAACTGCACCGGCACACTGGACCCGGGGCTCTTCGGCTACGAACGCCCCTGCCTCTCCGTCTCCGGCTGCTGCCACCTGCTCGACCTCTCCACCCTGGACTCCGTGGGGCTCTTCGACGTGCGCTTCAACCCCACGCAGTTCGACGACCTCGACCGCGACATCCGCGCCTTCCTCTCAGGCAAACCCTGCCTCTACACCGGCTCGCTCCAGATCGACCACGTGCAGCGCTCCAGCATGAGGCAAGCCTCCTCCAACGCCCAGGTCGCCCACATCCTCGGCAACAAGATCAAGCTGGAAGCAAAATACGACGACAAGGCCATCGACGGACTCGTCACCGCCAACCTCCAGAAGGTCTGGAACGACCTGCTCGCCAAACAGGCCGCCCTGCGGCAAAGCGCCTGA
- the glgB gene encoding 1,4-alpha-glucan branching protein GlgB — MSEPLRIEPFDLHLFGQGRHWHIYRVLGAHPHVRHGREGFRFAVWAPAAQGVSVSGDFNGWSVQAHPLHPVGVSGVWAGFVPGVVRGEHYKYAVRGADGHTRLKTDPYATRAEMRPGTASVAWGLPAYDWADGAWMTRRAGQGLPLERPVSVYEVHPGSWRWKGSAYGDFLSYRELADQLIPYVADLGFTHLQLMPVAEHPLDESWGYQTGHYYAPTARFGPPEDFKRFVDRCHQAGLAVLLDWVPGHFPKDDWGLGRFDGTALYEHEDPRRGEHPDWGTYVFNYARHEVRNFLFANALYWLEEYHLDGLRIDAVASMLYLDYSRQDGEWVPNAHGGKENLEAIDFLRELNAVVHQRYPGAVMAAEESTAWPGVSRPVHDGGLGFTFKWNMGWMNDTLAYFARDPLHRAHHQNDLTFSMLYAFHENFILPLSHDEVTHGKGALLSKMPGDRWQRFANLRAFLAYMWAHPGKKLLFMGGEFGQWREWTSREPLDWALTDSPEHRGLMDLVRELNALLAAHPPLHELDNEWGGFEWVDLSDHASSVLSFLRKARDGSQLLCVFNFTPVVRERYVVGCRHPGFWAEAFTSDAERFGGSGVGNGAGVRAVESPHGLWPCRLELTLPPLGALYLQPL, encoded by the coding sequence CTGAGCGAACCCCTCCGCATCGAACCCTTCGATCTGCACCTTTTCGGCCAGGGGCGGCACTGGCACATCTACCGCGTTCTGGGGGCGCACCCCCACGTCCGCCACGGGCGCGAGGGCTTCCGCTTCGCCGTCTGGGCGCCCGCCGCGCAGGGCGTTTCCGTGTCGGGCGATTTCAACGGCTGGAGCGTCCAGGCCCATCCCCTGCATCCCGTCGGGGTGTCGGGCGTGTGGGCCGGGTTCGTGCCCGGGGTCGTCCGGGGAGAGCACTACAAGTACGCCGTGCGCGGGGCCGACGGGCACACCCGCCTCAAAACCGACCCCTACGCCACACGCGCCGAGATGCGCCCCGGCACGGCCTCCGTGGCCTGGGGCCTGCCCGCCTACGACTGGGCCGACGGCGCGTGGATGACGCGTCGCGCCGGGCAGGGCCTGCCCCTTGAACGCCCCGTGAGCGTCTACGAGGTCCACCCGGGCTCCTGGCGCTGGAAGGGCTCCGCTTACGGCGACTTCCTCTCCTACCGCGAACTGGCCGACCAGCTCATCCCCTACGTGGCGGACCTCGGCTTCACGCACCTCCAGCTCATGCCCGTGGCCGAACATCCTTTGGACGAGTCCTGGGGCTACCAGACCGGCCACTACTACGCCCCCACCGCCCGCTTCGGTCCGCCCGAGGATTTCAAACGCTTCGTGGACCGCTGCCACCAGGCGGGGCTGGCCGTACTGCTGGACTGGGTGCCCGGCCACTTCCCCAAGGACGACTGGGGCCTGGGGCGCTTCGACGGCACGGCCCTCTACGAACACGAGGACCCGCGCCGTGGCGAACACCCCGACTGGGGCACCTACGTCTTCAACTACGCCCGGCATGAGGTGCGCAACTTCCTCTTCGCCAACGCCCTCTACTGGCTTGAGGAATACCATCTGGACGGCCTGCGCATCGACGCCGTGGCCTCCATGCTCTACCTGGACTACTCCAGGCAGGACGGGGAGTGGGTTCCCAACGCGCACGGCGGCAAGGAGAACCTGGAGGCCATAGACTTCCTGCGCGAGCTCAACGCCGTGGTGCACCAGCGCTACCCGGGCGCTGTGATGGCCGCCGAGGAGTCCACGGCCTGGCCCGGGGTCTCGCGGCCGGTCCACGACGGGGGCCTGGGCTTCACCTTCAAGTGGAACATGGGCTGGATGAACGACACCCTGGCCTACTTCGCGCGCGACCCACTTCACCGCGCGCACCATCAGAACGACCTGACGTTCTCCATGCTCTACGCCTTTCACGAGAACTTCATCCTGCCGCTCTCCCACGACGAAGTGACCCACGGCAAGGGCGCGCTTCTTTCCAAGATGCCCGGGGACCGCTGGCAGCGCTTCGCCAACCTGCGCGCCTTCCTGGCCTATATGTGGGCGCACCCGGGCAAGAAGCTGCTCTTCATGGGCGGAGAGTTCGGCCAGTGGCGCGAGTGGACCTCCCGCGAGCCCCTGGACTGGGCGCTCACGGACTCGCCCGAACACCGGGGCCTCATGGATCTGGTGCGGGAGTTGAACGCCCTGCTGGCCGCGCATCCCCCCCTGCACGAGCTGGACAACGAGTGGGGCGGCTTCGAGTGGGTGGACCTCTCCGACCACGCCTCCTCGGTGCTGAGCTTCCTGCGCAAGGCCCGCGACGGCTCGCAGCTCCTGTGCGTGTTCAACTTCACCCCCGTGGTGCGCGAACGCTACGTGGTGGGCTGCCGCCACCCGGGCTTCTGGGCCGAGGCCTTCACTTCCGACGCGGAGCGCTTCGGCGGCTCCGGCGTGGGCAACGGCGCTGGCGTGCGGGCCGTCGAATCTCCGCACGGCCTGTGGCCTTGCCGCCTGGAGCTCACCCTGCCGCCCCTGGGCGCGCTCTACCTCCAGCCTCTCTGA
- the glgA gene encoding glycogen synthase GlgA yields MPFHHKVVFVASEIYPFSKTGGLGDVLGALPLTLRRMGLDVCVITPFYGRLSTGEFKLRLISSRCPVGYPWAPITAEIYMADYHGLPVYFIQRGEYFDRRFYYNTHEGDYFDNCERFIFFCRACLEWSRRMDMAPRLIHVHDWQAGLLPAYMHFLRRTDPFWRDTRTMLTIHNLAFQGRFASRLFKESGLPAEAWHMDGVEFWGDFNLLKAGIAYADLVSAVSPTYANEILTPEFGCGLEGILSKRRPNLRGILNGADYSVWDPGSDRYLPCTYSTDDFDNKRNCKQHLLDEMDMDPSLLKRPLLGFIGRLRRQKGVDLLIDILPRLMEMNLGVVVLGEGNLEFEAQLMEMMEAYPARLHVRVGYTEDLAHRIQAASDIFLMPSRYEPCGLTQIYALRFGTPPVATNLGGLSDTIVPYPHPECTGFTFPEATAESFLESILQAVEVYQRPTEWAGIMRRAMQADFSWERAGARYLEVYSELGVHV; encoded by the coding sequence ATGCCATTTCATCACAAGGTCGTCTTCGTAGCCTCCGAAATCTACCCGTTTTCCAAGACGGGTGGCCTGGGCGACGTGCTGGGGGCGCTGCCCCTGACGCTTCGCCGCATGGGCCTGGACGTTTGCGTGATCACGCCGTTCTACGGCCGCCTGAGCACGGGCGAGTTCAAGCTGCGCCTGATCTCCTCGCGCTGTCCCGTGGGCTATCCCTGGGCTCCCATCACCGCCGAAATCTACATGGCGGATTATCACGGGCTGCCGGTCTACTTCATCCAGCGCGGCGAATACTTCGACCGCAGGTTCTACTACAACACCCACGAAGGCGACTACTTCGACAACTGCGAGCGCTTCATCTTCTTCTGCCGAGCCTGCCTGGAATGGTCCCGGCGCATGGACATGGCCCCCCGGCTCATCCACGTGCACGACTGGCAGGCCGGTCTGCTCCCCGCCTACATGCACTTCCTGCGGCGCACCGACCCCTTCTGGCGCGACACCCGCACCATGCTCACCATCCACAACCTGGCCTTCCAGGGACGCTTCGCCTCGCGCCTGTTCAAGGAGTCCGGGCTGCCCGCCGAGGCCTGGCACATGGACGGCGTGGAGTTCTGGGGCGACTTCAACCTGCTCAAGGCGGGCATCGCCTACGCCGACCTGGTCTCGGCCGTGAGCCCCACCTACGCCAACGAGATTCTCACTCCCGAGTTCGGCTGCGGCCTGGAGGGCATCCTCTCCAAGCGCCGCCCCAACCTGCGCGGCATCTTGAACGGCGCCGACTACTCCGTGTGGGACCCCGGCAGCGACCGCTACCTGCCCTGCACCTACTCGACGGACGACTTCGACAACAAGCGCAACTGCAAGCAGCACCTCCTGGACGAGATGGACATGGACCCCTCGCTCCTCAAGCGCCCCCTGCTGGGATTCATCGGACGCCTGAGGCGGCAGAAGGGCGTGGACCTGCTCATCGACATCCTGCCGCGCCTGATGGAGATGAACCTGGGCGTGGTGGTGCTGGGCGAGGGCAACCTGGAGTTCGAGGCCCAGCTCATGGAGATGATGGAGGCCTATCCCGCAAGACTCCACGTTCGCGTGGGCTACACGGAGGACCTGGCCCACCGCATCCAGGCCGCCTCGGACATCTTCCTCATGCCCTCGCGCTACGAGCCCTGCGGCCTCACGCAGATCTACGCCCTGCGCTTCGGCACGCCTCCCGTGGCCACCAACCTGGGCGGCCTCTCGGACACCATCGTGCCCTATCCCCACCCCGAGTGCACGGGCTTCACCTTCCCCGAGGCCACGGCCGAATCGTTCCTGGAGAGCATCCTCCAGGCCGTGGAGGTCTACCAGCGCCCGACGGAGTGGGCGGGCATCATGCGCCGGGCCATGCAGGCGGACTTCTCATGGGAGCGCGCCGGCGCGCGCTACCTGGAGGTCTACTCCGAACTGGGCGTTCACGTCTGA